From Thermococcus sp.:
CGATTCCAGATTTTAGCTCCAGTGTCGGCTAACTTGAAGAGTGCTTTTTCTTGTTCTTTGCTTGGTTGGAGTTTTACTGTTACTGAGCGTTTCATCTCAAAGTATGGTATGGCTCTTAGGTTTTAAAATGGTTTGCTTTCCTTTTTGAGGGCTTTTGGGCGTTTTACTGCATCCCCGCCCTAAAGGGCGAGGCTTTCGGGAAGAAAAAAGTAACGGTACATTTAACCGTTCCTAACTGACGGTAAGAGTATACTGCCGCTGACAGAAACCATCCCCCGAGAGCCACTCCTACGCCTAAATCCGTCCAAAAGAAGACAAATATCATACCCAAAATACTGGAGGCATCAAATAGATAGAGTCCCATTTTGTCATTGGAGATGCAATCTCTTGATATCATTCCCCTCCTCCTTCCGGGTATTTATAGATTTCCCTCCCCCAGGAGGGTATAGCACGGGCGGAGACTGTAGAAGAAGACCAGAACCCCAGTATCGGGGGGAGATTCGTGGATGGGCTCACAGCGACACTAGGAGTGCGCCGAGGACGATGAGAATTGCCCCAAGGGCGGTCTTAAGGTTCATCCTGCTCCCGAGGACGATCCAGGACAGGAATATCGCGAGGGCAACGCTGGTCTTGTCTATCGCGATAACCGCTGGAACTTTTCCGTTCTTTATCGCCATGAAGTAGAACAGCCATGAGAGTGCCCCGGCCAAACCGGAGAGGGTTATCAGAAGGAGCGCCCTGCTATCGATTTCGCTGACCCTAGTGGAGCCGCTGAGGAGGGCAACCCCCACCAGAAAGACCGCCATTATCACAGCCCTAACGGCGGTTGCCAAGGTGGGGTTGACGT
This genomic window contains:
- a CDS encoding EamA family transporter; the protein is MRGYIIYALLAALFASLVPIFGKLGLRDVNPTLATAVRAVIMAVFLVGVALLSGSTRVSEIDSRALLLITLSGLAGALSWLFYFMAIKNGKVPAVIAIDKTSVALAIFLSWIVLGSRMNLKTALGAILIVLGALLVSL